DNA from Caldilineales bacterium:
TTCCAGCAGCGGGCGGATCACCTCCACCGCTTCGCCGACGATGCGGCCCAGGTCGGCCGGGCGAGGGTGGACATGGAAACGCCCGACCTCGATGCTGGCCCCCTCCAGCAGGTTGTCCACCAGCGTTTGCAGACCGATGATGCCCAGGTGCAGCGAGGCCAACAACTCCTGCAGCTCGGCCGGGCTGAGTTCGGGCGCCTGGTCGCGCAGCAATTCGCTGGAAGCGGCCAGGGCCGAGAGCGGCGTGCGGAACTCGTGCGTGACATTGGCCAGGAACTGCCCCACCAGCCGGTGGACGGCCTCTTCTTCGCTGACATCACGGAACACAAGCGCCAGGCGGGCCTTGCCGGCTTCGGGCGGGAGCAGGCGGGCGCCGGTGACATCCAGGGTGGCCGAGCGATGGCCGGCCAGGAGGACGCTGATCTTCTGGCGCAGGCCGGGGCCGGGGAGGAGACGGCTGAAGGGGACTTCGCCCTCGGTCGGTCTGAAAACCTCATCGCAGAGGCGCCCGACTACTTCTTCCTTGCGCCAGCCGGTGATGTGCTCGGCCCCGGCGCTGAAGAAGCCGATGCGCCCGGCATGGTCGAGGGTCATGATGCCCTCGACGATGGCCTGCAACAGATGGTCGGACCAGGCCTTTTCGCGGCGCAGGTCGGCCAGGGTGCGTTGCAGATTGCGGCCGGAGTCTTCGAGCGCCTGTGCCGCCATCGCCACCTCGCGCACCCTGATTTCTTCGGCCAGCGAGGTGTCCAGGCTGCCGCCGCTGCCCAAGGTGGCGGCGGCGTCGGCCAGCCGCGCCAGGGGGCGGTTGATACGTCGGGCCAGAAAGGCGCCCAGAAGGGAGCCGACGAGGGCCGTTGCCAGGATGCTAAAGGCCAGCGTGCGGGCCAGTTGCTGCTGTGTGCGTACCATGTCGGTCACAGCCAGGGCGATTTCGACCTGAGCGACGGGGGACGATGGGCGGGAGACGGAGGGCAGAAGCTCCGCCAGAGGCAAGCGAGCAGCGTAATAAGGATCGCCCCCCCACGAAAAGGTGAGGTGTTCGCTGCCGTCCGCCGCTGTCGCCGCGGTTCGGCGATTGGTGATCGGCCGCTCGCCGCTGGCGCTCGAGGCCGCCTGCCGTTCGCCCAGGAACAGCGTGTGTTCCAGACCGGTTTGGGTGTGCATCTTCTGCGCGAACTGCTCGTCCAACCGTTCTCCCAGGATGGCCAGGCCCTGGTTGGCGCCTGCGGCCTCGATGGGCCGGGCAGCCAGCAGCCAGAGGACCGTGGCGCCCTCATCGGGCAGGATCGAGAAGCCGGCCGCCGCGCCTGGCTCGCACAGCTGGGCGGGGAGGCGGCCGCCGCTCTGTCCGGCGATCTGGCCCCCCTGGCTGCAAATCAACACCGCATCGACGTCGGCCCCGCTCTGCAGGGCCTGCAGATAGGCGGCCAGGGCCGCGGGGTCGGCCTGGGCCAAGAGGGCGCGCAGGGTGGGGCGCTCGGCCGTCAGGGTGGCCAGCCCCACCAGCTCGTTCTGCCGGGCGGCGTACAGTGCCCGCGCCGCCTGGCTGCCCTGCTCGACCTGCGCCCAGGCCTGGCGCACCTGCTGCTGCCGGATCAGCCACAGCGCCGGCAGACCGACCAACAGCGCCGTCAGCAGCACCAGGCCGGTGAAGGCAAGGATGATCTGGAAAAGGAGACTCTGGCGTTTCATGGCGTGCTCGCAAGCGCAGGTCGGGAATGAACCGTGCGGCGCTTGATCTTCGCCCCACAGCATAGCGCCGCCTGGCAGCGGTGGCAAATCGTGAATTCACGCACAAGCTGGGCGCCCCAGGCCAAGGGCCTGTGGCCCAGGCAGTGAGCGGTGCGGAACTTGTTGGTTGCCGCACCGCTCACCTGGCGGCCCTGGTCACAGCTGCGCCAGCTGGAATTGCTGCCACAGATCCTGGGCCAGGTCTTCCGCCTGGGCGTGGAGGCCGTAACGCTCGAAGTGCTGGCACAGCCGGGTGAGGTCGCGCAGCAGGAAGGCGTAGGCATTGCGGTTGCTGAGGGCGAAGACCGCCTGGGGGAAGTCGATGATCGTCGCCTGGCCCTGCCAGTAGAGGATGTTGTAGGCCGAGAGGTCGGCATGGACGCGGTTGTGCGCCAGCATCAGTTCCACGTGCGCCAGCAGGCGCTCGAAGATCGGCCGGGCCAGCGCCCGCGGCAGGCTGATGCCGTGCAGGTTCGGGGCCGGCCGGTGCAGCTCGCCCAGGTAGGCCATGAGGATGGCGGCATCGACGCGGGCGATGGGCTTGGGCACATCGGCCCCGGCTTCGAAAAGCAGTTTCAGGGTGGCGTACTCGTGCTCGATCCAGGAGCCGATCTCGACTTCTTTGCCGAAACGGGTCTTTTTGGCGATGGCGCGATGGCGGCGGGCGTCGCGGATGCCCTTGCCCTGGTCGTCCAGCATCTCCCGGCCCTCGCGGTAGGGAGCGTCGTTGCTGAGGCTGCGGTGGGCGCGCGGGCGGTAGATCTTGGCGGCGATGAGGTCGAGGCCGGTGCTGGGATGGGCCTGGCAGCAGTAGACGGTGGCCTCTTTGCCACCCTTGACCGGGGCCAACACATCGGTGAGGATGCGGTCGCGGAAGAAGGGTGAGAGGGCGGTGCGCAGCATCAGCGCCTCGGCGTGCGAGGCCCGGTAGGTGATCTGGAAGTCGTCTTCGACCTCAGCCTGGGGGGATTCAGGGCCTGCGGCGGGGCGGGGTCTGCGCTGGGTCTCGTATGATCGCTGCCAGCGACCACGATGGCTGATGGCCAGCGGCAGCTCGTCGTAAGTATCGTCGGTGGTGGGTTGGTACTGCATGGTGGGATGCGAAAGGGGGTGATGAGTGGATGGCGGATCGATCCCATCCCGCAGCCACAGGCGCGGCCGCGGGATCGTCCCGTGGCCGTGCACCTTCGTTCCCTCCCAGGGGTGGGCGATGGCGACAAAAAAAGCCACGGGGCAACCGTGCGCCCGTGGCCGATGGTTATCTGG
Protein-coding regions in this window:
- a CDS encoding HAMP domain-containing protein, which gives rise to MKRQSLLFQIILAFTGLVLLTALLVGLPALWLIRQQQVRQAWAQVEQGSQAARALYAARQNELVGLATLTAERPTLRALLAQADPAALAAYLQALQSGADVDAVLICSQGGQIAGQSGGRLPAQLCEPGAAAGFSILPDEGATVLWLLAARPIEAAGANQGLAILGERLDEQFAQKMHTQTGLEHTLFLGERQAASSASGERPITNRRTAATAADGSEHLTFSWGGDPYYAARLPLAELLPSVSRPSSPVAQVEIALAVTDMVRTQQQLARTLAFSILATALVGSLLGAFLARRINRPLARLADAAATLGSGGSLDTSLAEEIRVREVAMAAQALEDSGRNLQRTLADLRREKAWSDHLLQAIVEGIMTLDHAGRIGFFSAGAEHITGWRKEEVVGRLCDEVFRPTEGEVPFSRLLPGPGLRQKISVLLAGHRSATLDVTGARLLPPEAGKARLALVFRDVSEEEAVHRLVGQFLANVTHEFRTPLSALAASSELLRDQAPELSPAELQELLASLHLGIIGLQTLVDNLLEGASIEVGRFHVHPRPADLGRIVGEAVEVIRPLLERRGQRLVVQMPEAPVMVQADSRRTQQALINLLSNAGKYGPDGAVVEVSVAIETEQVRVGVADRGPGAPPELWQDHFRRLHRTDLAANEAQYGVGLGLWVVKAVIEAQGGKVGAENRPGGGAVFWFTLPLARSGQTTA